In the Gossypium raimondii isolate GPD5lz chromosome 9, ASM2569854v1, whole genome shotgun sequence genome, one interval contains:
- the LOC128032610 gene encoding secreted RxLR effector protein 161-like: MYKSLIGSLLYLTATKPDIMFAVSVLSRYMNCCNDQHFQAAKRVLRYIKGTIGHGVLFKRAKSMKLIGYADSDWAGSCDDMKSTSGYAFSLGSSMFCWSSKKQNLVAQSTAEVEYVAAAAAVNQAIWLRKILVDLNQDQEGATEIYCDNKSAVAIAKNLVFHGRTKHFNIKLHVIREME; this comes from the coding sequence ATGTACAAGAGCCTTATTGGTAGCCTGCTGTATTTGACAGCAACCAAACCTGACATCATGTTTGCTGTTAGTGTGCTGTCAAGATATATGAATTGTTGCAATGATCAGCACTTTCAGGCAGCTAAAAGAGTGCTGAGGTACATCAAAGGCACCATTGGCCATGGTGTGTTGTTCAAAAGGGCTAAAAGCATGAAGCTAATAGGCTATGCTGATAGTGACTGGGCTGGTTCATGTGATGATATGAAGAGCACATCTGGATATGCTTTTAGCCTTGGCTCAAGCATGTTTTGCTGGAGCTCTAAGAAGCAAAACCTTGTGGCACAATCAACAGCAGAAGTTGAATATGTTGCTGCTGCAGCTGCTGTAAATCAAGCCATATGGCTTAGAAAAATCCTAGTTGATTTGAACCAAGACCAAGAAGGAGCAACAGAGATTTATTGTGATAACAAGTctgctgttgcaattgcaaagaatcTTGTTTTCCATGGTAGAACAAAGCATTTTAATATCAAGCTACATGTGATAAGGGAAATGGAGTAA